Proteins from a genomic interval of Pseudoalteromonas sp. MEBiC 03607:
- the yfaE gene encoding class I ribonucleotide reductase maintenance protein YfaE has product MSTNTTAEVILAGTDSQSLEFDSGCSSLLECLEQHKIDVPYQCREGYCGACRAKLVEGDVNYNQEPLAFVRSGEVLLCCSKPNGKVKIEL; this is encoded by the coding sequence ATGAGCACTAACACTACTGCAGAGGTTATCCTTGCAGGAACAGACAGCCAGAGTCTCGAATTTGATTCTGGCTGTTCATCTCTCCTTGAATGCCTAGAACAACACAAAATAGACGTCCCCTACCAATGCCGTGAAGGTTATTGTGGTGCATGCCGCGCTAAATTAGTCGAAGGTGATGTAAATTATAACCAAGAACCACTTGCGTTTGTACGCTCAGGTGAAGTGTTGCTGTGTTGTAGTAAACCCAACGGTAAGGTAAAAATTGAGCTTTAA
- a CDS encoding YaeQ family protein, with protein MSDKNRVFKANFTIADLREQRNHQEVFTTACDRQESYEHFVLKLLSYCLFSHNKMATMNARLKSSEPDVSIKALDEHYEMWLAVGEPDFTILSKIAKRVDELWVVTTLNNEWLQEYEHQLELINNSHLIAFDGNFIEQLASHLTKNLQWDVTIDQQTVSVSDKENFYQTNDLVWH; from the coding sequence ATGTCTGATAAGAATCGTGTTTTTAAAGCCAATTTTACTATCGCAGATTTGCGCGAACAGCGAAATCACCAAGAGGTTTTCACCACGGCATGTGATAGGCAAGAAAGCTATGAACATTTTGTGTTAAAGCTTTTAAGCTACTGCTTATTTTCTCATAATAAAATGGCAACCATGAACGCACGGCTTAAAAGTAGTGAGCCAGATGTGTCAATTAAAGCCCTTGATGAGCATTATGAAATGTGGCTAGCAGTTGGAGAACCTGATTTTACAATATTGAGTAAAATTGCTAAACGTGTTGACGAACTATGGGTTGTAACTACGCTAAACAATGAGTGGTTACAAGAATATGAGCATCAATTAGAGCTGATAAATAATAGCCATTTAATTGCCTTTGATGGAAACTTTATTGAGCAATTGGCGAGCCATTTGACTAAAAACTTACAGTGGGATGTAACGATAGATCAACAAACAGTGAGTGTCTCAGACAAAGAAAACTTCTACCAAACAAACGATCTTGTGTGGCATTAA
- the nrdB gene encoding class Ia ribonucleoside-diphosphate reductase subunit beta, protein MSYTTFSRNHNNQLQEPMFFGQTVNVSRYDQQKYPIFEKLIEKQLSFFWRPEEVDVSKDRLDFQALPDHEKHIFLSNLKYQTLLDSVQGRSPNVALLPIVSIPELETWIETWAFSETIHSRSYTHIIRNVTQSPELIFDDIVSNEKISERADAVTKYYDDLINMISVYNLYGEGKHVINGEEVKVSLFDLKKQLYLAMMSVNILEAIRFYVSFACSFAFAERELMEGNAKIIKLIARDEALHLSGTQHILNIMQEGKDDPEMAIVAAQCREEAIQMFVEAAEQEKDWAEYLFKDGSMIGLNKDILCQYVEYITNARMTAVGLPAQFESKSNPIPWINSWLVSDNVQVAPQEAEISSYLVGQIDSQVDASDFGDFDL, encoded by the coding sequence ATGTCATATACAACTTTTAGCCGAAACCATAATAACCAATTACAAGAACCGATGTTTTTCGGCCAAACTGTAAACGTGTCACGTTACGACCAACAAAAGTACCCTATCTTCGAAAAGCTAATTGAAAAACAATTATCGTTCTTTTGGCGTCCTGAAGAAGTTGACGTAAGTAAAGACCGTCTTGACTTCCAAGCGTTACCGGACCACGAAAAACACATCTTTTTAAGCAACTTGAAATATCAAACCTTGCTAGATAGTGTGCAAGGTCGTTCACCTAACGTTGCGTTACTACCCATTGTGTCTATTCCTGAGCTTGAAACTTGGATTGAAACATGGGCGTTTAGTGAAACAATTCACAGCCGTTCATACACGCATATTATTCGTAACGTTACGCAGTCTCCCGAGCTTATCTTTGATGATATCGTCAGTAACGAGAAGATCAGTGAACGTGCTGATGCGGTTACCAAATACTACGATGATTTAATCAATATGATTTCTGTTTACAATCTATATGGTGAAGGTAAACATGTGATCAACGGTGAAGAAGTAAAAGTCAGCTTATTTGACCTTAAAAAGCAACTTTACCTAGCTATGATGTCGGTTAACATTCTAGAAGCTATTCGTTTCTATGTAAGCTTTGCCTGTTCATTCGCGTTCGCAGAGCGTGAACTAATGGAAGGTAATGCGAAAATCATCAAGCTTATTGCCCGTGATGAAGCGCTCCACTTATCTGGCACGCAACACATTCTAAATATTATGCAAGAAGGCAAAGACGATCCTGAAATGGCAATCGTTGCTGCACAATGCCGTGAAGAAGCGATTCAGATGTTTGTTGAAGCTGCTGAGCAAGAAAAAGATTGGGCTGAATACTTGTTTAAAGATGGTTCTATGATTGGCTTAAATAAAGATATCTTATGTCAATATGTTGAATACATCACAAATGCGCGTATGACAGCGGTTGGCTTACCGGCACAGTTCGAAAGTAAGAGTAACCCTATTCCATGGATCAACTCTTGGTTAGTATCAGACAACGTTCAAGTTGCTCCACAAGAAGCTGAAATTAGCTCTTATCTTGTAGGCCAAATTGATTCTCAGGTTGATGCATCAGATTTTGGTGACTTCGATCTGTAA